A window of Kribbella sp. NBC_00382 genomic DNA:
GCGCGCAGCTTGGCGAGCCGGCCCTCGGAGAGGTCCGGATGGTTGCGGAACAACGACTCCGTGACGATGACGCCGAGCACGGAGTCCCCGAGGAACTCCAGTCGCTCATTGGTCGGCAACCCACCGTTCTCGTACGCGAACGAACGGTGGGTGAAGGCGTGCTCCAGTAAATTGTCAGCCAGCGATACGCCGAGCCGCTGGTTCAGCTCGGCGTAGAGCCCCGATTCGTTGGCAGAGTTCACTGGGTTGGTGCCGTTTAGCTCTCGACGACCTGGCGACGCTCACCCTTGGCGCCGTACTGGCCGCAGGTGGGGCACACGGTGTGCTGCAGGTGCTTCGCGCGGCAGGCGGGGTTCACGCAGGTGACCAGCGAAGGCGCGGTGGCCTTCCACTGGGCCCGGCGGTTCCGGGTGTTGCTGCGCGACATCTTCCGCTTCGGAACGGCCACGGTTATGACTCCTCGGTTCGGCCGGGGGCTTGCGACCCGGCCGGCTGGCTGGTGACTTGGAAAAGCTTTCGGGAACTGCTGGTACTACTGTTTTTCATCCTGCGGGAGCAGGCCCTGCAGAGCGGTCCAGCGGGGATCGACGCCGTCCTCGTGCTTGTGACCGGGCTCGTCCGCCAGCCGCACCCCACACTCGGGGCACAGACCCAGGCAGTCGTCCGAACACAAGGGCTGGAACGGCAGCGCGAGCACCACCTGGTCCCTCAACGCCGGCTCGAGGTCGATCAGATCGCCCTCCATCCGGCTGGCCTCGTCCGGCTCGGCGTCGCTCTCCGGGTAGACGTACAGCTCCTGGACGTCAGCGAGGAACTCGTCCTCGATATCGACCAGGCACCGCGCGCACTCCCCGACCAGCCGGCCACTGGCCGAACCGGACACGAGCACCCCTTCGACCACCGCTTCCAGTCGCAGATCGAACTGGATCGGTTCGCCTTCGGGAACACCGATCACGTCGATTCCGAGGTCGGCCGGTGCCGGTGCCGTGAAGGAGACTTCGCGCTGGGACCCGGCGCGGCGTGACAGCTCGTGGGTATCGATCACGAGTGGGGACCGCGGGTCCAAGGCGCTCAGGACATCCCTTTCAGGCGTAGGCAGGCAGAATCTCGGTCTCAACAAGACCAGTGGACAACATTACCAACTCCGGCCCGTCTGACCCAATCCGGGGCAGCCTACAGCGTGGCGAGCAACTTCGTGTGAACGCTCGGAGGCAGGAACTGGTCTACCGGACCGCCGAGTTTCGCAATCTCCTTGACCAGGCTGGAGGAGATGAAAGCGTTCTCCGGCGCCGTGGGCACGAAGACGGTGTCCACGCCGGACAGCTTGCGGTTCATTTGGGCCATCTGCAGCTCGTAGTCGTAGTCGGCCCCCGACCGAAGCCCCTTGACGATCACACCGGCGTTCTCGGCCCGGCAGTAGTCGACCAGCAGCCCCTCGAAGGTGCCGACCCGGACGTTGCCGTACGGCGCGGCGATCTCGGTGAGCATCGCGACCCGGTCCTCGACCCCGAACAGCCGCTGCTTGGACTGGTTCACGCCGGTCGCGACGATCACCTCGTCGAAGGCGGCCGACGCCCGGGCGATCACGTCCAGGTGGCCGTTGGTGGGCGGGTCGAAAGTACCGGGGAACACAGCCCTACTCATGGCGGTGACCGTACCAAAGCCGGGCCTCGCCGTACTTGCGATCCCGCAGCGCGGCGAACCCCTCGGGCCACTCCCACGGCTCGCGCTTGGCCCGCTCGACCACGACAACTGCGTCCTCGGCCAGCCAGCCGCGTTCCACCAGCGTCGTCAGGACTTCCTGCAGCTCGGCGGTCTCCAGCTTGTACGGCGGATCGGCGAAGACCAGGTCGATCGGGTCGCCCGAATTGGTGCCCGTGGCAACCTTCTCGACGGGTCGGGTGAGGAGGGTGGCGCCGGGGAGCCCGACCGCCTTGATGTTGGCCGAGATCACCTCTGCTGCCTGGCGATCGGCCTCGACCAGGACGACCCGGGTGGCCCCGCGGGACAACGCTTCCAGGCCGACGGCGCCTGATCCGGAGTACAGGTCGAGGACCTGCAGGCCGTCGAAGCTGCCGAATTCCGCTTCCAGGGAAGAGAAAAGCGCTTCCCGGACCCGATCGGCGGTCGGCCTGGTTCCGTTGCCAGGTGGGACGGCGATGCGCCGACCGCCCGCCACTCCCCCGACGATGCGCGTCACGTTTTCTCCAGGTAGTCGGTGGCTTCTGACTCCAGCGCGCTGCGCACGAAGGCCCGTAGTACGGGGTACTCCGTGAGCTCGGCGTCGACCGAGATGAGCGAGTGCGCGACGTGCCTGGCCGTCAGGATGATCTCCTCGTCGCGGAGCACGCTGAGCAGCTTGAGACTGCTCCTGCGGCCGGACTGAGCGACGCCGAGCACGTCGCCCTCACGCCGCGTCTCCAGGTCGATCCGGGACAGCTCGAAGCCGTCCGTCGTCGCCGCGACCGCCTCCAGCCGCTGCATGGACGACGAGCCCGGCCAGACGTAGCTGACCAGCAGGCAGAGCCCAGGCACCTTGCCCCGGCCGACCCGCCCGCGGAGCTGGTGCAGCTGGGAGATGCCGAACCGGTCCGCGTCCATCACCACCATCGTCGACGCGTTCGGCACGTCGACGCCGACCTCGATCACGGTGGTCGCGATCAGTACGTCGATCTCGCCGGCCGCGAACCGGGTCATCACCGAGTCCTTCTCGTCGGCCGGCAGCCGCCCGTGCAGGATCTCGACCCGCAAGTCGCCCAGCGCCGTCTCGAGCACCTCGGCCACCTGGATCACCGAGATGGCCGGCCGGGTCTTGGCCTTGGACTCGCTCCGCCCGTCGTCGCCGTCGTTGAGCTCGCCCTGGGCGAATTCGCCTTCCTCGTCGGCGGCGTTCTTCACGTCGTCGCCGATCCGCGGGCAGACGACGTACGCCTGATGGCCCTTGCCGACCTCCTCACGGACCCGCTGCCAGGCGCGCTCCAGCCACTCCGGCTTCTGCAGCGCAGGTACGACGTTGCTCTTGATCGGCGACCGTCCGGCGGGCAGCTCGGTCAGCGTGGAGACCGCGAGGTCGCCGAAGACGGTCATCGCGACCGTCCGCGGGATCGGCGTTGCCGTCATCACGAGGGTGTGCGGGGTCGCGTCGCCCGACTTCTGACTCAGCGCGGCCCGCTGCTCGACGCCGAACCGGTGCTGCTCGTCGACCACGACCAGCCCGAGATCGGCGAACTGCACCTTGTCCTCGAGCAGCGCGTGCGTGCCGACGACGATCCCCGCTGCGCCGCTGGCCGCGTCCAACATCGCCGTACGCCGCGCTGCCGCGTTCAGCGACCCGGTCAGGAGTCCGACCCGGGTCGCCTGCTCGGCCCCGCCGAGCATGCCCTGCTCGGCCAGCTCACCGAGCATCTTGGTCAGCGTCTTGTGGTGCTGGGTCGCGAGCACCTCGGTCGGGGCGAGCAGTACCGCCTGGCCGCCGGCGTCGACCACGGACAGCATCGCCCGGAGCGCCACGACCGTCTTGCCGGAGCCGACCTCGCCCTGCAGCAGCCGGTGCATCGGGTGCGCCCGGCTGATGTCGGCGAAGATCTCGTCGCACACCTCGGTCTGCCCGTCGGTGAGCTTGAACGGCAGCCTCTTGTCGAACTCGTCCAGCAGGCCGCCCTTGGTTCTTTGCCGCGGAACGGCCTTGAGCGCATCCGTGACCGCCCGGCGCTGGGCCAGGATCGTCTGCATCACCAGCGCTTCCTCGAACCGGAACCGCTTCTGGGCGATCTCGATGTCCTTCTCGGTCTCCGGCAGGTGCGCCTTCTGCAGCGCCTCGCGCAGGCCGATCAGCTTCTCCTTGCGCAGGATCAGCTCGGGGATCGGGTCGTCGACGTCCTCGAGGTTGTCCAGCACGATCTTGACGCTGCGCTCGATCGTCGCCGTCGGCAGCTTCGCGCTGGCCGGGTAGAGGGGCCGGAACGGCTTGGCCCGGCGCTCGATCTCCTCCTCGGTCAGGTCCTCCTCGTCGAGGATCTCGGTGCCCGGGCCCTTGAGCTGCATGGTGTCGCGGAACATCGTCACCTCGCCCCAGAACAGGGCGGCGGTACCCGCGACCAGCTTGTTGGCCAGCCAGGGCTGGTTGAAGAAGGCGAGCTCGAGGTCGTTGCGGCCGTCGGTGACGACCACCTTGGTGATCGTCTTGTGCCGGCGGAACTTCTGCACGTCGTCCGGGCGGATCTCCTGCTTGGAGTCCAGCGAGCGGACGGTGACCTTCTTGACCCGGCCGCTGACGGTCGCCTGGTCGCCGACCTGCAGCTCGTCGAACGGGGTCAGCTCGCCCTTCTTCAGGTACCGCCGCGGGTAGTGCCGCAGCAGCTCGCCGACGGTCTCGATGCCGAGCACCTCGGAGAAACTCTTGGCCGTCTTCGCCCCGACGAAGTCGCGGAGCTTGCGGTCGATGTCGGTCTTCATTCCACCCCGATCAGCAACGGGTACCTTTCCTGTCCTCCGTCGTACACCACGACATCGACATCCCGGCGAATCCGCCGCACGTGCCGCACCACCGCGTCGACCAGGCCAGCCTCGACCTCGCGGCCGGTGACGACCGTCATCAGCTCGCCACCGCCGCCCAGCAGCCGGTCGACGACGCCGGTCGCGGCGGTCTCCAGATCATCGGTGATCAGGCTGAAGTCGCCGTCCACGACGCCTAGCGCGTCGCCGATGCGGCAGGTGCCGGCCATCGTCCAGGCGTCCTTCACGGCGATCGTCACAGCGCCGTGGCGGGTCTGCCCGGCGGCGGCCGATAGCTGGACTACTGCGTCGTCGAAGCTGCGCTCGGGGTCGTGGACCGCGATGGCCGCTAGTCCTTGCACCTGGGCGCGGGTGGGGATTACTGCTACCCGGATGCCGTCTTGTCTTGCCGCTGTGGCTGCTGCCTCGGCTACTGCGATGGAGTCGCTGTCGTTGGGGAGGATGACGATCTCCGGTGCGCCGGAGCGCTCGATGGCCTTCAGGAGCTCGCCTGTCGAGCACCGCCGGCCGGGGCCGCCGCGGACGACCACTGCGCCCGACTCTTCGAACAGGTCGGCCAGCCCGTCACCTGCGGCCACGGCGATCACTGCACGGTTCGGGACCGGCTCGCGGTGGGCCATGTCGGCGAAGTGGGTGACTCTGATGCGGTACGGGCGTCCGATCCCGATGCCGAGCTCGATGGTCGCGCCGACGTCGTCTGTGTGCACGTGGACGTTCCAGAGCTCGTCACCGCCGACCACCACGACCGAGTCGCCCATCCCGGCCAACTGCTTGCGGAAGTCGGTGATCTGCTCGTCAGGCGCCTCCAGCAGATACATCACCTCGTACGCCGGTCCGTCTGGGTCCAGGTCGGTCCCAGCCGCCCCTACCAACTCCTGCGGCGCCACCCGAGCCGGTACGCCGCTGGTCGCCGCCGGAGCTCTGCCCGACAGCACCGACTCCATGGCGCCCAAGATGACGACCAGGCCCGCGCCCCCGGCGTCCACCACACCCGCACGGCGTAGTACCTCCAACTGCTCGGTCGTCTTGGTCAGCGCCACCCGCGCGGCTGCCACAGCCGCCAGACACACCTCTGCCAGGCTCTTCCCCGCATTAGCAGCCTCCAGGGCCGCCTCTCCGGCCCTCCGAGCCACAGTCAGCATGGTGCCCTCGACAGGCTGCGCCACCGCGCTGTAGGCCGCGTCAGCCGCAAACACCAACGCATCCGCAAACGCCGCAGCCTCACTCATCCGAGCATCCGCCAACACACCATTTGAAGTCTCTTGCTCTGGTGGGAGGTTCTCTGCCAGGCGGAGACCGCAGGCGCGGACCAGCTGGGAGGTGATGACGCCGGAGTTGCCGCGGGCGCCTAGGAGGGCGCCTCGGCCGAAGGCTTGGACTGCTTCGGCGAAGGTGAGGTTGCCGGCCGGGAGGGCGTCGCAGGCGGCTTCCCAGGTTAGGTACAGGTTGGTGCCGGTGTCGCCGTCGGGGACCGGGTAGACGTTGAGTTCGTCGATCTCGACCCGGGCGCGCCCGAGCTCGGACAGCGCGGTACGGGCCCAAGCTCGCAGTACCGCCGTCGTCAGCACCTCTCCACGCACATCCACGCCCGGAAGGCTAACCGGTCCGGGCCTGCCGGCGGACGTCCTACCATGTGGCGTGCTCTCTTCGCTCTTCTCGGTGGCTACCGACAGCTATGACTTGGCGGTCCGCGAGATCCGGGACGAGTTCGGCCCCCGGGTGAAGGTCGAGCGGGTCAGCGGCGACCTCGGGCGGATCACCGAGAACGGGCCGCCGATCGAGGAGCTCGCCGCCGCCTGCAACGACGGGCGGATCGTCTTCATCCGGCATCTGACCACCGAGATCGCCGGCTTCGGCGTCAGCGAGGTGCCGCCGGGACACGAGTTGGCGGAGCTGATCCTGGCCGAACTGCCGCGCCATCCGCAGGCTCTCGCGGTACAGACCTGGACAGACGGACCAAGCAGCGGTGGCTCGTACTACCACCTGCTGGAGCCTGCGCTGACTGAGCGCGGGATCGAGGTCAGCCGAGCCGGTCAGGAGCTCGTCGTCTCCTGCTTCGCCTCCAAGAAGACCGTGCTCATCGGCCTCAACCGCCTGAACCTCAGCCTCTCCGACTGGCCCGGCGGCCGCATGCGCCTCGCACGCTCGGACGACCGGGTCTCACGCTCGGAGTTCAAGCTGGAAGAGGCGATCCAGACCTTCGACCTGCAACTCCCCCACGGCGGCAAGGCACTCGACCTGGGTGCCAGCCCCGGCGGCTGGACCCGGATCCTGCGCCAGTACGACCAAGAGGTCTGGTCCATCGACCCCGGCGACCTCGAGCGCCGGGTAGCCGCCGACCGCGGCGTCCACCACGTCGCCACCACCGCCGGCGAGTTCTTCCGCCGCAACCAGCTCCGCTTCGACGTCGTCGTCAACGACATGCGCATGGACCAGCTGATGAGCGCCCGCGTCATGCTCGACGCCATCCCCCACCTCCGCCGCGGCGCCCTAGCCGTAGTCACCCTCAAAGGCGGCGCCCGAAACCCCCTCGACGCCGCCCGCCGAGGCATGGACGTCCTCCGCAAGAACTACGACATCCACTCAGCCCGCCAACTCCACCACAACCGCAACGAGCTGACGGTGATAGCCAGAGCCAGGTGACTGCTACGTCACCTGGAAGTCCAGGGTTTTGGTCGCTTTGGGGCCGGCGTCCGTCGTGACGGAGATGGTCACGTGGTACAGCCCCCGGACCTTCAGCGAGTCCCTGCTGATGTCGATGCCGCTGCCGCAACTCTCTCCGCGCACGCTCTGCACGGTGGTGCTGCCTCGCTTGACCACCCACGTGGGGTAGCAGCCCTTGCCCAGTTGCTGCCCTGACTCGTCGTTGACCCTCGCATAAGCGGTTGGCGCCGACCCGGCGCGGTACTCGTTCGGCCCGATCTTGCCGTTGGTGGTCATCAGGACGGTGATCGCCAGGGTCCCCGGCGGCGGTACGCCGACGCTTGACGAGGTCGAGGAATCCGGCGACGACGTCTCCTCGGTCGGAGACGGGGTGACGGTCTGGGTGGTCGTCTCGGTCGCGGTGACCGTGGCGGTGGTGGTCTCGTGCGCCACCACGGTGGTCGGTGGCGGGGCCGGGTTGATGCTTTCCGGGAGCTTGCCGTTCTGGCCGGCGACGATGGTGAGCACGGAGCCGATCAGGGCTCCGATCACCGGGATGGTGGCGATCAACGCCGGATGCCGGTGCCAGGCATAGTCCTTGGCCGGGTCCTTCGCAGGCCCCTTGGCCGGGCCCTTGGCTGGTTTCTGGGCAGGCGCGGGCGCCTTGGTCTGATCCACTGTGGTTCCCCCCACATGCGAAAAAGTGAAGGCACCACCTTGGACCCAAACGGCGTGGGCGTCCATAGCGGAGAGTGACGGGAACAGCAGTAGGCGCCCGGGATGTTCCCGGGCGCCTCTGGGGCCCTACACGGAGGACGGCCTGGTGAGGCCGGTCGTACTAGCCGACTACGCGCTGAACCTTGCCCGCCTTGATGCAGGACGTGCAGACCTTCAGCTTCACGGGCGTGCCCTTGATGACCGCGCGGATCGGCTGGATGTTGGGGTTGAAGCGACGGTTCGTACGAGCCTTGACCCGACGGATCATCGCGCCCTTGCCCAGCCGGGCAACGCTCTTGCCGAACATCGGCTTCTTGTCGCAAATATCGCAAACTTTAGACATGATTCTCCGTGATTAGGGTCGAGACACCGACAGACCATGTTACACAGCTGCTGATGCGTCCACCAATTCGGTGTCAGCCGAGGTCCGCGGCTGTCAGCCAGGTCACATCCTGGGCCGACAGCTCCACCGACAAGCCAGGCAACGAGGTCCGCGTCTCGCTGAGCTGACGCGGGCCGATCAGCGGAAACACCGGGTACGGCTGGTGTAGCAGCCAGGCCAGCGCGATCGCCGTCGCACCCACACCATACTTGTCGGCCAGTTCCTCCGCGCGCCGGAGTCGCTCGAAGTTGCCGTCGGAGTAGAAGCAGCGCGCCAGCTCCTCGTCCGACCGGTCCTCCGGCTTGGCCCGTCCGGTGAAGAACCCGCGCGCCTGACTCGACCACGGGAACAGCGCGACCTGCCGCTCCCGGAGCCACGCCTGCGACTCGTCGTCACTGACATGACGGCAGCCGGCCCACGGTACGTCGTACGCCCGCGCCAGACTCAAGTGATTGCTCAGCAGCGTAAAGGCCTGCTTCCCCTGAGCCGCCGCATACGCATTGGCCTCGTCGAACCGAGCCGTCGACCAGTTGGACCCACCGAACGCCTTGATCCGCCCGGCCTGGAAATGCGAGTCCAGCACATCGACGAACTCCCCCACCGGGATCTCTTCGTTGTCCCGATGCATCAGGTAGAGGTCGACGTGGTCGGTCTGCAGCCGCTCCAGCGACTCGAACAGCTGCCGCGTGATCGACTCCGGATCGCAGTACGGCGTATGCGCACCCTTCCCGATCAGCACGATGTCGTCCCGGTTGCCCCGCGACTTCACCCACTGCCCGAGCAGCTTCTCGCCCCGCCCGCCGCCGTAGACGTACGCCGTGTCGAAGGTCGTCCCGCCGCGCTCGACGAAGTCGTCGAACATCGTCGCCGCGTGCGGCAGCGTCAACTGGTTGTCGACGCCCATCACCAGCCGCGACACCTGCTTGCCGAGCCCTGGTACCTCGCCGTACGTCATCGACGCATCGTCACGCCGTGCCAGCGGCCGCCCGGTGGTCGTCGGGATCAGGACGTCGTCGCGCTCGCTCGCGTACTGCTGCCCGATCAGCTTGCGCCACTCGTCCTGTACTTCGAGATTGCCCAGCGTGTCCGACCACGCCATCTCCGGCGCCTGGCGCGACTCGATCGCCGCCGCCACCGCGTCCGCCTCGGCCGTGTAGATGAAGGCCGGCTCCGCGGAGATGTCCCGCGGCTCCTCCCCCACCTTGTGCAGCGTCACGTGGGTCGGCTTGCCGTCGCCACCGAACCACGGGTCCTCGATCACGAGGTACCCCTCGCTGCCGAGCACCCGTACCCGGTTCTCGTCGTTGAGCCGGACGCCGGTGCTCACCTGAGCGGTCATCCCGCTGTCGAAGAAGAGCGTCGCGACCGACCATTCGTCCACCCCGGTCTCGCCGACCTGACCGACCGCGGTGACCGCCGCCGGATCGGCGTACGGGGCTCCGATGGCGGCGCCGGCGATCAGTCGCGCGTACGAGACCGGGTAGCCGCCGACGTCGAGGATGCCACCGCCGGCCAGGTCGTTGGCGAAGATCCGGCTCTCGGCGTTGAAGGACGCCTGGAACCCGAACGACGCCTGGATCTGGTGCACCTTGCCGACCGCGCCGTCACGGACCAACTGGGCGACCAGCTTGGTCTGCGGCAGGCAGCGGTACATGTACGCCTCCATCAGGAAGACGTCGTGGCGGATCGCGGCCTCGATCATCGCCGCCGCCCAGGACCGGTTGATCGCGAGCGGCTTCTCGCAGAGCACGTGCTTGCCGGCCTCTGCGGCCTTGATCGCCCACTCGGGATGCAGCGGATGCGGGGTGGCGATATAGACGGCATCGACGGTGTCGTCGGCGAGCAGGTCGCCGTACGACGCGTGCCGGTGCGGGATGTCGTACTTGTCGCCGAACGCGTCGGCCGAGGTCTGGCTGCGGCTTCCGACCGCGGCCAGTTCACCGGTCGCGGACGCCGGGATCTGGCTGGCGAACCTGGACGCGATGTTTCCGGTTCCCAGAATTCCCCAGCGGAGTTTGCTGTTCTGCACAGAGGTTCCCCTCATCGAGGTGCGGTCAATTGGG
This region includes:
- the rpmF gene encoding 50S ribosomal protein L32 yields the protein MAVPKRKMSRSNTRNRRAQWKATAPSLVTCVNPACRAKHLQHTVCPTCGQYGAKGERRQVVES
- a CDS encoding YceD family protein — protein: MIDTHELSRRAGSQREVSFTAPAPADLGIDVIGVPEGEPIQFDLRLEAVVEGVLVSGSASGRLVGECARCLVDIEDEFLADVQELYVYPESDAEPDEASRMEGDLIDLEPALRDQVVLALPFQPLCSDDCLGLCPECGVRLADEPGHKHEDGVDPRWTALQGLLPQDEKQ
- the coaD gene encoding pantetheine-phosphate adenylyltransferase, which encodes MSRAVFPGTFDPPTNGHLDVIARASAAFDEVIVATGVNQSKQRLFGVEDRVAMLTEIAAPYGNVRVGTFEGLLVDYCRAENAGVIVKGLRSGADYDYELQMAQMNRKLSGVDTVFVPTAPENAFISSSLVKEIAKLGGPVDQFLPPSVHTKLLATL
- the rsmD gene encoding 16S rRNA (guanine(966)-N(2))-methyltransferase RsmD, giving the protein MTRIVGGVAGGRRIAVPPGNGTRPTADRVREALFSSLEAEFGSFDGLQVLDLYSGSGAVGLEALSRGATRVVLVEADRQAAEVISANIKAVGLPGATLLTRPVEKVATGTNSGDPIDLVFADPPYKLETAELQEVLTTLVERGWLAEDAVVVVERAKREPWEWPEGFAALRDRKYGEARLWYGHRHE
- the recG gene encoding ATP-dependent DNA helicase RecG; translation: MKTDIDRKLRDFVGAKTAKSFSEVLGIETVGELLRHYPRRYLKKGELTPFDELQVGDQATVSGRVKKVTVRSLDSKQEIRPDDVQKFRRHKTITKVVVTDGRNDLELAFFNQPWLANKLVAGTAALFWGEVTMFRDTMQLKGPGTEILDEEDLTEEEIERRAKPFRPLYPASAKLPTATIERSVKIVLDNLEDVDDPIPELILRKEKLIGLREALQKAHLPETEKDIEIAQKRFRFEEALVMQTILAQRRAVTDALKAVPRQRTKGGLLDEFDKRLPFKLTDGQTEVCDEIFADISRAHPMHRLLQGEVGSGKTVVALRAMLSVVDAGGQAVLLAPTEVLATQHHKTLTKMLGELAEQGMLGGAEQATRVGLLTGSLNAAARRTAMLDAASGAAGIVVGTHALLEDKVQFADLGLVVVDEQHRFGVEQRAALSQKSGDATPHTLVMTATPIPRTVAMTVFGDLAVSTLTELPAGRSPIKSNVVPALQKPEWLERAWQRVREEVGKGHQAYVVCPRIGDDVKNAADEEGEFAQGELNDGDDGRSESKAKTRPAISVIQVAEVLETALGDLRVEILHGRLPADEKDSVMTRFAAGEIDVLIATTVIEVGVDVPNASTMVVMDADRFGISQLHQLRGRVGRGKVPGLCLLVSYVWPGSSSMQRLEAVAATTDGFELSRIDLETRREGDVLGVAQSGRRSSLKLLSVLRDEEIILTARHVAHSLISVDAELTEYPVLRAFVRSALESEATDYLEKT
- a CDS encoding DAK2 domain-containing protein, whose product is MDVRGEVLTTAVLRAWARTALSELGRARVEIDELNVYPVPDGDTGTNLYLTWEAACDALPAGNLTFAEAVQAFGRGALLGARGNSGVITSQLVRACGLRLAENLPPEQETSNGVLADARMSEAAAFADALVFAADAAYSAVAQPVEGTMLTVARRAGEAALEAANAGKSLAEVCLAAVAAARVALTKTTEQLEVLRRAGVVDAGGAGLVVILGAMESVLSGRAPAATSGVPARVAPQELVGAAGTDLDPDGPAYEVMYLLEAPDEQITDFRKQLAGMGDSVVVVGGDELWNVHVHTDDVGATIELGIGIGRPYRIRVTHFADMAHREPVPNRAVIAVAAGDGLADLFEESGAVVVRGGPGRRCSTGELLKAIERSGAPEIVILPNDSDSIAVAEAAATAARQDGIRVAVIPTRAQVQGLAAIAVHDPERSFDDAVVQLSAAAGQTRHGAVTIAVKDAWTMAGTCRIGDALGVVDGDFSLITDDLETAATGVVDRLLGGGGELMTVVTGREVEAGLVDAVVRHVRRIRRDVDVVVYDGGQERYPLLIGVE
- a CDS encoding SAM-dependent methyltransferase, which gives rise to MLSSLFSVATDSYDLAVREIRDEFGPRVKVERVSGDLGRITENGPPIEELAAACNDGRIVFIRHLTTEIAGFGVSEVPPGHELAELILAELPRHPQALAVQTWTDGPSSGGSYYHLLEPALTERGIEVSRAGQELVVSCFASKKTVLIGLNRLNLSLSDWPGGRMRLARSDDRVSRSEFKLEEAIQTFDLQLPHGGKALDLGASPGGWTRILRQYDQEVWSIDPGDLERRVAADRGVHHVATTAGEFFRRNQLRFDVVVNDMRMDQLMSARVMLDAIPHLRRGALAVVTLKGGARNPLDAARRGMDVLRKNYDIHSARQLHHNRNELTVIARAR
- the rpmB gene encoding 50S ribosomal protein L28 — encoded protein: MSKVCDICDKKPMFGKSVARLGKGAMIRRVKARTNRRFNPNIQPIRAVIKGTPVKLKVCTSCIKAGKVQRVVG
- a CDS encoding aldo/keto reductase, with the protein product MRGTSVQNSKLRWGILGTGNIASRFASQIPASATGELAAVGSRSQTSADAFGDKYDIPHRHASYGDLLADDTVDAVYIATPHPLHPEWAIKAAEAGKHVLCEKPLAINRSWAAAMIEAAIRHDVFLMEAYMYRCLPQTKLVAQLVRDGAVGKVHQIQASFGFQASFNAESRIFANDLAGGGILDVGGYPVSYARLIAGAAIGAPYADPAAVTAVGQVGETGVDEWSVATLFFDSGMTAQVSTGVRLNDENRVRVLGSEGYLVIEDPWFGGDGKPTHVTLHKVGEEPRDISAEPAFIYTAEADAVAAAIESRQAPEMAWSDTLGNLEVQDEWRKLIGQQYASERDDVLIPTTTGRPLARRDDASMTYGEVPGLGKQVSRLVMGVDNQLTLPHAATMFDDFVERGGTTFDTAYVYGGGRGEKLLGQWVKSRGNRDDIVLIGKGAHTPYCDPESITRQLFESLERLQTDHVDLYLMHRDNEEIPVGEFVDVLDSHFQAGRIKAFGGSNWSTARFDEANAYAAAQGKQAFTLLSNHLSLARAYDVPWAGCRHVSDDESQAWLRERQVALFPWSSQARGFFTGRAKPEDRSDEELARCFYSDGNFERLRRAEELADKYGVGATAIALAWLLHQPYPVFPLIGPRQLSETRTSLPGLSVELSAQDVTWLTAADLG